The Gambusia affinis linkage group LG09, SWU_Gaff_1.0, whole genome shotgun sequence DNA window AGAATGTATTTCATGCTATTCAAGTTTCTTCTCTAGCTTAGTTTGTGTCCAGATGAACTCAGAGGTATTTATGCTCCTCATCACCCCCACTTCCTCTCCCATGAGGGAAATAGTGTTTGAGCTAACCCAGTTTCTCCTGAAATCTACAAtcatctcttttgttttgttagaaaacagaaaactggcTAAACATGAGATTTAATGAAGCTCTATGATAGCAGcaaaaagcagcagctctgcccTGCCTGagtttgatttaaagttttctgattCCATTGGGGGCTCAGAAGGATTTTCTGCTATTATTTAAGGACCTGAAGTTCAATTATTACTGAAAATTATGACCTTGGTTTCCCTTAATCTTCTCTGAGCCTGAGATCTCTACatctttttacttattttattagGTAGGCTCTTACAGAGCCATGGGAAAAGttctgtataaataaactgcttGAACGTTCTCACGTCACATTAAAAACTACcaactttaacatattttatgtgtttatgtgaGTGACAGACCAACACCAAGAGGGGTGTAATCATAGAGCAGAAGGGAAATTATATATGgtttacaaaatgtttcaaaatgcagatttgaaaaatgtggcatgACTTTGTAAACTGAGCAGAGCACATTTTTTGGGAACCATGCAGGTTTATTGCATTTGTAGCCAGAGAAATTCTGCACATCACCAGCTGTCTGTGAGTCCTGCTCATCCTGACCTCCTTGGACAAACATGGCTGTTGATAAACATCGCAGTGAACTTCACTCAGAACTATGAACAGATCAATACAAATTCTGGAAAGTTGGAGCGTTGCTTCACGATGTCGTCAGTCTCTGTGCTCATGGTGGTTTTTACGGCTCGGACTGGAGGCAGAAAGATTTCTCTGACATCTAACAGAACACACCTTTTGAAAAGCGGAACAACTTTCATGTTTCTgatgtttattctttttatttttttcatagctAGCTCACACATTTTGAGAATATGTTAGTTTTTCTTGAATCATTTTGCTTTCTGAACACAGATGCGAGGTGAACACGTCCATCTGATGGAGATCCAGGGTCCTGCAGTAGCAGCGCAAATCTGCTCTCAAGTAAAACACTTGAACTCTCCCTTTTTCAGCTGCCAATTGCTGTGTTCTGCTAAGCAGAGGCTTATAAGACTCTTTGCCTGGATGACAGTCCAGGCCAGCTGGTGGCAACACAAACCAGTGGGCATTTGGCCACGGTCATCACTCATCCTCCCATTTCCCTGGCAAGTGATTTATGCGTCTCCTTTGCACGTGAGACGATTACAACTAGCAGATTTATTACCAGGCTGACTGGTTCTTATTATTGTTGCTTTGTCACTGAATTTCCTTTTGAAGGACCCTTAAAAGTAAACAGTAACTGAAAAAGCATCCAATTATGCTTATAGCGTTCTGTGTCTGGTTTTATAATCTCCATCTATAGCGTTGCATATTTTATCAAGGAGTGGCATCAACATCTCTTTAAACATTGAGctcaaacataaacaatgtGAGTGAAAACTATCATTCAGCATATGTGATGTTTCAAATATCATATTTAGATATGTTGAAGGAAGaagtgcaaaagaaaatggaCGACATATAAAACTTGAAAACTCAATTAAAACTGTCTTCCCATCATgagtaaaatcaaacaaaatattttgcctCTCATTGGCCGTAACAGCTGACTCAGACAGAAACACCTTTGATACTGAGCTATCAGAACCTGTATTGACAGACTGATCACAGTGGTCTGCGATTGGACAGGACAAATCCTACACCCTCTAACCTCTTTACTTGTTCCTCTTTAACCACCAAGTTAAAATTCATAattacattcatttttagcttttaatatATAACTAAAACCAAATACAGTATGCGCATGCAgatattaaatcagattaaatttttactttttaaggtCAGTTAGGATTACCAGGATTATTTTCAGTtgctaaatgtcagaacatCTGTTATTGTTTCAGTTACTTTTTCCAAAAagtcagatgtttacatacattttctcaGTGATTTGTAGAATTTATGCTTTATGACTTGAATATCCTTCCACAAACTTTCCTGTAATTTAGACCCACTGATGGCCACTCCAAACCATTGACCTTGTTCTCTTTAGCCCCCTTGTAACCACTTTGGTTGGATGTTTAAGGTCTTTGGCTATTTGAAAGGTAAGTTTGAGCCTGAACTTTAACTTCATAGTTCATATCATGAAACGTTGCTTCAATATTGCCACACAAGCTCCTGCCCTCATGAAAGTAGATATTATATGAGGTGCACAAGACCTTcttgcaacagaaaaaaaaaaaaacagccccatagcacaggggtgggcactcctggtcctggagggccagtgtcctgcaactgtaagtccctggtccaacacacttgaatccaacagctgaatcacctcccaagtgcagtcaggttctccagagtcctgctaatgacctcatgacttgactcaggtgtgttgaagtagagagagatctaaaagttgcaggacaccggccctccaggaccaggagtacCTAACCCTGCCgtacatgatgctgccaacctCCTACTTCACagttgagatgtttttttggGTCTGTAAACTCACTGTAACATTTATTATTCCAGCCAAACACTTTGGTTTAAGACCAATTAATCTCTGgataataaactaaataaataaacagaatgtgatttgtttctttatgttgcttttggaaTAATGGTTTCTTCGTAGTGAGTGGCCTTTCAGCCCAGCTCAGTATGGAACTGTCGCTGTGGATTCCAGTGTCAGGAGTCACAATTCTCTTCCTAATGTCTTcaatgatatattttaaaaagtttttgtaacGTCACCAAAGAAAGCAGTGTGTATGAGAAGGATGCcttaaaatgtatcaaaatggCTTTACCAAATTAATTAATGGCAGAGTAATCTAGTCAGTGCAATTAAACTTTTGAATATGAAgacagtaatttaaaaaaacagaaataatgttaGTAATGCTGACTGGTTGGATTAATGTCAGATAAACAGAAATGAGTGATTTTAAatgccatatatatatatgtagtttCAGCTACTCATTGTGCTTTAAAACGTTTATCTCTTACCTGAAGCTATGCAGGGAAAAGTTCCTCACAGCAACACCCTCATGTGACGGGGAGAAGAAATGGCACATTCCGGTTTTGGCCTTGTATGGATAGTCTGAGTGACTCACCAGCTTCACTCTGGTCTACATTATAAGGAACAGTTTGAGCCATAAATTTAGGGAACATGTTAGCAGCCATTTTTGTTTCAAGTTGTAACGCAGCGCAAACCTCACCTGTTTTAACCAAGCGAGAGCGTATGAGGGCGAGCCTCCACTGCAGCCCTCGTTTTTATAGGAGCAGTCGACAACCTGCTGCACActgagctgctccagctgcGAGCCTCCCATAGCATGAACGGCCTGCATAGCACCGACTGTGCTAAACGCCCAGCAACTCCCACACTACAAAACAAGGAAACAGTGAAATAAGGTAAAGAGCAAAATATTGCCAGTGAAACATTTAGTCTGatagcatttattttccatggAATTGTAGTGGTGGGTGATGCCTTTGTGCAAAAATCAGTCCCACACATATAAAGTCTCTGAGTtcagataaaaactgaatctgtttgtagcagaaaatatttgttaaattacaataaattaacattaatacatttttaaatctaattctTTTGCTATATTCCATCATAAAGATGGATGAGATGACTAAACCAAATGAACTGTGACTAATTGCTTTCTGCTGCCACCTACTGACAGAAACACTTTATAACTAAATTCTTGgggaaaatttaaatgaataaactcCACTCTCATCTATTAGCGACATGATGAAGAAATACATAGAGCCAGCTGTTACTCAAGCTTTAGAGAGACGATCATTTCTAATATTCATAAAGCATAAAGTAattcttgtaataaaaatgGATAGAAGTCGATTTCAATCCCTTCCAGAAACCAGTAGCTATTTTATTCAGGGCATGCAATACCTTACTATATGGAGAaatagagttttttttccttcccctctttaatatttcaacaaattttaTTCTTCACACCACATGGAGATTACTACATCATGTTCACTCCCTCAGCAGAAATTCTCATAAATATTATGAACCGTTTGCTGtctgaaacactttatttatttatttttttcaaagtggttCTATGGCTTAAAATCAATACAGAAGCTAAATTCAACCCTGATTGCCTGGACTGGAGATAAGTATGCACCAAgcatacaaaatattaaagtcaTCTGTGAGCACTGAAATGCACCGAGGCCATAAATGAGGAATCAAGACAAGGAAACTTTGAGTAGAGAAGAGTTTATCTGATGTAATTGACTTGATATTTGGTGTCTGTGTGCATGGCATCATGTTTTATCTTCTGCCTATCAATTAATCTTGTGTGGGAACCCAGCCCAGGAAGAACCACAGACAAGCCAGACAATAAGAAATGTGGGCAAATAAACTGCAGGCGAGCTGAGGTAGGTGAGTGCGGAGACTCGGGTCGTGTACGGACTCTCCCAGGAGCACTAAACTTTCTCTGTACTCAAAAGGATGAAATATTCACCATGTTATCATGCAGCATTCTCCTGTATAGGTTACGTCTCTCCCTTAGGAGAAGTGCTTTAGAGTGAAAATATCATCCCCCGCAGCAAATTGACTTACTAAAGAGATAAAggacaaaaagagcaaaaagtgAACCTTCATAAAGGACATTCAACAGCTCCATTTCACTAAGCCTAGTTCTTCTGGAGCCCAGGTCCCTTCTGCTCGTCAAGCTGAAGTCTCAAAGGGTTggtttgtcatcgtttcattgCTTTTCCTTAACGATTGAACTCCCCCGCCACTCAAATATGTATTCTGTCCATTACTACTTCAGATGAATGTTTGACCTTCAGCTGAACTCTCCAAGACTAAAATTGATTTGCAGAAGGGAGAACTCTCTGTGCACTCGTCGTAAATCTTAGTTTGAGACTTCTAAATATATCCAAGATGAGGGGAAGGGGATTTgggtgtgaaaatgtgaaagtttcCAACATGCACTCATTTAAAGAGTTTAAATACTTGGCAATTACTTATACtattaccaaaataataaaaaactatgTGGAACTCAGGATTTTGAACTGCGTAACTGTACTTAAAAGCACAGTCGCTGCAAATTAGATATTTCAGGAGGGATGAGTTGTCCCTCCTGATATCGAAGTAGATGCACAAACCCAGGGCTGAAAAATACCAACCCTGTTTCTCACATGAAGCAAAAATACAGACTTGATGAACGAGAATGCGTGCACCTGTACAGCACCACTGACCTGGCGTATATATCTGCATTTTGGAGACAGGAGGAGCTGGTGAGGCAGATGGTGAGGCGACGAACTGAAGCCAGACTGTCGAAACTAAATGTGTGAACCTCTCGCACCgtaatttcatttcaaactgCGACGTggtaaaatatctattttatgataaacattcaaacttatgctttccatttaaaatggaacggaaaataaaattttccactAAAGCCCTGAGCTGAACTCTGCTGCCACTAACGTTCACAGTGAGCTGTGGAGAgcacagcagctgctgaaatgtgGAGAAGCTGCAGGAATGTGGCAGGTGGCGGCTTTCAGTAAGGTCAACCTTGGTTTTTTTGCCAGTACTGACTGAAATCCTTTCACTCCACCCACATTAACCAGGTTAATGTTAATACCATCTGTTTGAAAAATCTAATCATAAAACCAAATAATATAATTAAACTGCATTCAATTACTGCACATCTTGTATTATTACATTAGAGTCTGGTTTAAAAGATCACATTTTCCTTGTGTGCAAACAAAGACGTTGCAAAGGTAAGtgatttgtaaatattttaatttcacttgaacgttttcacattttttcaagtTGAAAACGAAAAACTCCAACTAACTTTATTGGGATCTGatgtgacaaacacaaaaatgtgcattattgtgacaaagaaaaaagatcagTCAAAGTTTTCTAATgttcttaaaaagacaaaatctgaaaagtgtggcatgcatttgtattcagcccccaCCTTCCATGTCAGCTTCAGGTCATTTGGAGTTcatctctaccagctttgcaaattcaaagtaaaatatttgccCATTCTCCTTACATAACAGCTCAAGTTTAGTGAAACTGGATGGAGATTTTCTGAACAGCAATTATCCAGGTAaatactttgactaggtcattctagCACATAAATATATGTGAAACTAAACCATTTTATCGCAGCTCTGGCCGTATGTCTAGTGTCATTATCCTGTTGCAAAGTAAACCTCTGCCCCAGACTCCTCAATggtgcaaatacattttttgattattattttgttatgaccaaataacaaaataatatttgttattttgttattagaAAATTTTAATGTGATGAGCTAATCcatgttgtttatttctgctgacAGTGATTTGAGTGTAACAGCCATCCAGTATATCCATCATCTGTCAGTATTAACCTTACCGCTAATTGGTTCTGGACCGGTGCCACCACTCCCTTATCCCTCCAGTCAAATTTGGCCGGGAGCCCGGCTCTGGTCGATCCAACGAAGCCAGGAgctctgctgctttctgctcGAAGGTAAACATCTGCAAATAAAGATCCAGTCCAGACTCAATACTGGTTACAAAGATCCACTTTAACAACGGCTCTTCCCTCTAGAGCCAGACAACACGACTAAACACATTTAGAAGAAGTGATCTGATAAAAGATCTTCACCATGTCTTAACTTGGTAGTTTACAAACACTCAGTACATGCAACTAATTCAATTCTGCAAGCTACAAATCCACAAGGAATTTTCTTCTCACCCTTAAATTCCATCTGTGAAAGGTCAGAGAACTGGTTAATGCCATATGTAGCAGACTGTGTCTGCCTGGAAAATGAGTTCAGGTATAGATGTCGCACTGCAGCATTCTGTAAAAACACGTAACACAAATGCTGGATGATAGTTAACCAAGTAAGAAAGCAACGTTGAAATATTTTCtaggaataaagaaaaacaaagggaagaagagcaaaaaagaaaaaaaaacagaagaaaagacaacaaggggaaaaacagaaaaataaaaaaaataaaatacaaatttttaaatgttcttattacattaaaaagagaaaacaatggaTGTGGAGTGAAACTATAACCGATAACaaccaaaattattattattattattattatttattgttcacTGAATAATAATTTgcattgaataataataatattcatttatcacatattttaaaatatttgcatggTGTTACATTAGATTGTATGACGGTTAAACATCAATAATGTCTTGCAAAGCTTCTCTCAcaacctttttcacattttattacaactggAAACGtttttcattgggattttttgtgacagagcaaaacaaagaagaggTGTGCAAAGTGGCTCCAGACCCACAAGGCACTTTGGACCTTCTACTGTGGTTCTTACAAAACCAAATAAGTCATTAATTATAAAGAGTATAAGGATGGGTTTAGCAACTAATAAATACCTAAAACAGAGAGCAGCAATGGtacaagaattttaaaatatttgcattgcaAAGCTTCTCTCACAggctgtttcacattttgttacaactggaaatgtttttaattgggatttttttgtgacaaaaaaatcttgtaAAGTGTGCTATAAATCATCACATGATgctctttatatttttaactttagtttttaacatatttattgaaagaGTTTactctgctgaaaataaatggtttttccCTCAGTGAAACTTTGATTAatttggtgaaaaaacaaaaaaaaataataatt harbors:
- the ctso gene encoding cathepsin O encodes the protein MAVLQMFLVILVTAACFGESVANLNGSRIDFDSFRKKFHRLYEVDSEEFSRRQINFQNAAVRHLYLNSFSRQTQSATYGINQFSDLSQMEFKDVYLRAESSRAPGFVGSTRAGLPAKFDWRDKGVVAPVQNQLACGSCWAFSTVGAMQAVHAMGGSQLEQLSVQQVVDCSYKNEGCSGGSPSYALAWLKQTRVKLVSHSDYPYKAKTGMCHFFSPSHEGVAVRNFSLHSFSGQEEAMMGQLVQFGPLAAIVDAVSWQDYLGGIIQHHCSSQWSNHAVLVVGYDTTGEIPYWIVQNSWGTTWGDQGYVYVKIGSNICGIADSVAAVFL